From Glycine max cultivar Williams 82 chromosome 11, Glycine_max_v4.0, whole genome shotgun sequence, the proteins below share one genomic window:
- the LOC100798494 gene encoding late embryogenesis abundant protein 3 produces the protein MSHGQTKKPQADGEPTECGDVFGVSTAAEPHAAPVVSAGIGSAAIDGDPITIGEALEAAAISIGDKPVDQNDADAIGVAEIRATGENKVRSGGVGETAQEAATFNSHVMRVQDMTKLSDILTDAAEKLPVDKAVTKEDAEAVYTAEVQFPWQRDAAEVVAEPGGVAASMATAANLNELS, from the exons atgaGTCATGGCCAAACCAAGAAGCCACAAGCAGACGGTGAACCCACCGAATGCGGCGACGTTTTCGGTGTCTCCACCGCCGCGGAGCCTCACGCTGCGCCGGTGGTGTCCGCCGGTATCGGTTCGGCTGCCATAGATGGCGACCCCATAACCATCGGAGAAGCTCTGGAAGCGGCGGCAATATCGATCGGGGATAAACCAGTGGACCAAAATGACGCCGATGCGATTGGCGTCGCGGAGATTAGGGCCACCGGAGAGAATAAGGTGAGGTCCGGTGGGGTGGGTGAAACCGCACAAGAAGCAGCTACTTTCAACAGTCACGTCATGCGAGTCCAAGACATGACGAAACTTTCCGATATCTTAACG GATGCGGCGGAGAAGCTCCCCGTGGACAAGGCGGTGACAAAAGAAGATGCTGAGGCTGTGTATACTGCAGAGGTGCAGTTTCCATGGCAGAGAGATGCGGCGGAAGTGGTTGCTGAACCTGGCGGAGTGGCGGCATCCATGGCCACCGCAGCTAACCTAAATGAACTAAGTTGA